The Brockia lithotrophica genome includes the window CTTCGCCTCGGGGACGGAATCCCCTTCGGTCCAGCTGCGGGCGAGTTCCAAACGGCGCGAACGGCGCGCCATCTTGGCCAGGCGGATGTCTTCGGCATAGCGTCGCCGGAGCACGGCGTTCCAACGGAAGCCGCAAGCCGCCGGCGTGCGCCCCAGGCGCCGAGCTGCCTCGCGGAACGCCTCGAGCTGCGTCCCGCCCTCGCGAATGAACTTGAGGACGAGCTCGGCGAGGAGGGCGTCCTCCTCTTCGCTCCACGCATCTTGCCTTTGGGCCACGTAGGGCACCTCCGCTTCCAAGCTTTTCTCTCTCTATTTTCGCCGGGAAGCGGCTCGCGTATACTTCACGAACGCGACGTAAGCAACGAACGTTACGAGGGCGAGTGCGAGAAAGGGAAGCGTGTACCGGTGGACCTCCCGTTCGAGCAGGACGCGGTCCTGGACAAAGGCCATCCCGAGTTGCAGGAAAAACCAGGTCCACGGGATCGCGGCGAGGCCGGTATACAGGACGAACTTCCCGAGGGGCATGCGCACGATCCCCGCGGGAATGGAGATCGCATGCCGGAGGACGGGAACGAAACGCCCGGAAAACACCGCGCCGGGGCCGAAGTGCGCAAACCAACGCTCTGCCCGCTCGATGTGGTGGGGGAAGAGAAAGACGTAGCGGCCGTAGCGTTCGACAAAAGGCCGGCCCCCGTACCTACCTGCAAGGTAGAGAAGAAGCTGGGAGGTGATCCCGCCGAGAATTCCCGCACACATGGCCTCGGGGAAGGAAATCCTACCCTGGGCTACGAGGACCCCGAAGACCGCAAGGACGATCTCGCTCGGAATCACCTCGATCGTAAGGGCGAAAAGAAGCCCCCAAGGTCCGAAAGCCGCGAGGAAATCGAGTACTGCCTGCATCCAACCGCTCAACGACCCGCCCTCCCGCCGCGTCGCGCAAAACTTCGTCCGAAACTCCTACGCGTGATCCGCGGGGCGCGGCGAAGGGGAGAGCTCACCCTCCGCCCCTTCTTCTCGCCCGTTCCGTTCCCCTACCGCGTCCTCCGGGCCGAGGACGGACTCGACCTCTACGCGGACGATGCGCTCTCCGTCGATCTCAGACACGCGAAAGCGGAAGCCCCCGTATTCGACCGTTTGCCCGACGGTGGGCACGGCCTCCAGGTGGGCGTAAACGAATCCGCCGATCGTGTCGTAGTCTTCGTTGGGCAAGGAGGCGCCAAAGCGCTCGTTGAACTCGTCCACGAGAAGTCGGGCGTCGAGGGAGTAGCGTCCCTCCCCGAGGGGCTCGATTTCCGGACGCTCTTGGTCGAACTCGTCCTGAATCTCGCCAACGATCTCCTCGAGGATGTCTTCCAGCGTGACGAGGCCACTCGTCCCGCCGAACTCGTCCAGGAGGATGGCGATCCCCACGTGTTCCTCCTGCATGCGCTTGAGAAGCCGGTGCAAGGGGATGGTCTCGGGAACCTTGAGTACGGGACGCGCCAGGCGCAACAGGTCGCGCTCCTCCGGATGGCGCCAAAAGTCCTTGATGTGGACGAACCCCACGATGTGGTCTTTGTCCGGAGCGCACAAAGGATATCGGGTGTGCATCGTCCCGCGGATGATCTCCACGTTTTCTTCATACGGGAGCGAGGTGTAGAGGCAGACCATGTCCGTGCGGGGGATCATCACCTCCCGCGCCGTGCGTTCCGTAAAGGTGAACACCTTGTCTACGAGGGCGACCTCTTCCGCCTCGAGGATCCCTTGCTCCTCGCTCCTCTTCATGAGCGAGAGGAGTTCATCCTCAGAGTGGGCGATCTCCTGGGATTGGTCGGGGGAAATCCGGAAGAGAAAGAGGACACCGTCCGTCGCCCGGTCGAGGAGGTAAATGAACGGGCGCATCACCCAGGTAAACGCGTAAAACGGAAAGGCGACCCACAGGGCGATCGACTCCGCATGGCGGATCCCGATCACCTTGGGCGCCTGTTCCCCCAGCACGATGTGAAAAGACGTGATGAGGACGAAGGCCGCCCCCACCGCGAGGGACCCTTGCCACGCTTCAGGTACGCGCGCCCAGGCAAAGAGAGGGGCCAAGAGTTCGCGGGCAAAAGGTTCCCCGAGCCAACCGAGCCCCAGAGAGGCGATCGTGATCCCGAGCTGCGACCCTGAGAGTGCGCGGTTGATGTCGGAAACGATGCGCGCGAGGACTTTGGCCCGAGGATCCCCCCGCTCGACGAGTTCGGACACGCGGTAGGGACGTACCTTGACGAAGGAAAACTCCGCACTCACGAAGAAGGCGTTGAGGAAAAGAAAGAGGAGGATCCACCCGAGGGACCCACCGACGGCTGACAGACTCCTGACCGGATCGTCCAACTTTGCCTCGCCGGTCGCCCGGCGATCCGCCACCTCCTGCAAAAGCGCAAAACTCATAGACCCTGTACTTCCATCATAGTCCGGAAGACAAAAGGCCGTCAAGGAAAGATCTGGAATTTCGGATCCGTTCTCCCTTCAACGCGCCGCCCACCAAACCGCGGTAAAGACGAGCAAGGCCCAGAGAAGCGGCGGGAGGACGAACGAAGACCATACGGCTCCCGGACACCACATCGACCTCCCGTTTCCGGTTGTTGCGAAAGCCTGGGATGCCGACGGACTACGAGACCTCCCCTCTACGGGAGATCCCGGGAGAAGGGGGAAAGAGAAACGTGCGAAGCAAAAGAACCAGGGCGGGGACGAGGACGAAAAGCCCCAGGACGAAACCTACGAGCAGGGCGTGGGCCATAGGAAGGGGGGTAAAGCCGTCGTACACCGTGAGGTAGGGGTAAAGGAGGTAGGGGTAGTGCACCACTCCGTAGGCGTAAAACGCCGCGGCGTACTGCCCTGCCGCCGCAAGGAAGGCCCACGCCGGCCGCCGGGTGCGCAAAAGGGCGTAGGCGGCCACGGCGAGAACCGCGGAGACGACGTAACCTGCGGCACCCCGCTCCACGAGAAGGGGACGCATCGGACTTTCCCGAACCATGAGGGCGAGGGCGAAGAGGTCCGCAAGGAAGGCGTAGGGAAAGACGGCAATGGCCGTATGGCGCATCTTTTCCGCGAGATCCCTTTCCTCACTTCGCTCGAGGTACCAGGAGAGAAACGCCGCGGCGAGGACGACGGTCCCCAAAAGGCCAACGGCAAACATCGCCCACGTGTACGCGCTCCCGAGGAAGGCCGCGAGGTCGAGCGTGGGGAAGCCGTCGGTGGCGATGAATCCCCCTTCGGATACGGTGAGTACGGCGGCGAGGGCGGCGGGAATGGCGAGGCCGGTAAGGCCATAGACGTACGTAAAGACGGGCCTCTTTTCCGGGCTGTACGTGTGAAAGGCGTAGTATGCACCCCGGAGCCCGAGGAGGACGAGCCCTGCCCCCAGAGGGACGAGGAGCGCCGCTCCGTAGTAGTACGCCGTGAGGGGGAAGAACCCGACGATCCCCACGACAAAAAAGACGAGGAAGACGTTCGTCACCTCCCACAGGGGGGCCATGAGCCGCTGGGCGGCATCGTGCAGGCGAGGGTTTCGGTCGCGCACGGCACTCCAAGCGGAAAAAAACCCCGTGCCGAAATCTACCGCGCCGAAGAGCACGTAGCCGAAGAGAAAGGTCCAGAGGATGAGGGCGGCGAGCGTCTCAAGATCCACGGCTTTCCCCTCCCCGAAGTCCGCCGAAGAGACGGCGGAACGCCGTTTCGGGTCCCTCCGACCCGTAGATCGCCGCAAGCACGCGCACGGCTATGGCGGTGAGGAGCACGTAGAGGGCGAGGAAGACGTAAACGAGCCACGACACCGCAGGGTTTTCCGTCGCCGTTTCGCCCACGCGGGCGATGCCGCGGACGATCCAAGGAAGGCGTCCCATTTCGGCGAAGTACCATCCGAGCTCTACGGTCATGAGAGAAAGGGGGGCGGCGACGACGAGCGCGGGGAAAAACCAAGCGGGAAGACGGCCGGTCGCAACCTCCTCCGCCTGTCCCACGGACCGCGTCCGCCAAACGCGCCACCAGTAGTAGGCGGCGAGGGCCAGGAGGAGAAAGCCGAAGACC containing:
- a CDS encoding DedA family protein, whose amino-acid sequence is MSGWMQAVLDFLAAFGPWGLLFALTIEVIPSEIVLAVFGVLVAQGRISFPEAMCAGILGGITSQLLLYLAGRYGGRPFVERYGRYVFLFPHHIERAERWFAHFGPGAVFSGRFVPVLRHAISIPAGIVRMPLGKFVLYTGLAAIPWTWFFLQLGMAFVQDRVLLEREVHRYTLPFLALALVTFVAYVAFVKYTRAASRRK
- a CDS encoding cytochrome d ubiquinol oxidase subunit II, giving the protein MDLETLAALILWTFLFGYVLFGAVDFGTGFFSAWSAVRDRNPRLHDAAQRLMAPLWEVTNVFLVFFVVGIVGFFPLTAYYYGAALLVPLGAGLVLLGLRGAYYAFHTYSPEKRPVFTYVYGLTGLAIPAALAAVLTVSEGGFIATDGFPTLDLAAFLGSAYTWAMFAVGLLGTVVLAAAFLSWYLERSEERDLAEKMRHTAIAVFPYAFLADLFALALMVRESPMRPLLVERGAAGYVVSAVLAVAAYALLRTRRPAWAFLAAAGQYAAAFYAYGVVHYPYLLYPYLTVYDGFTPLPMAHALLVGFVLGLFVLVPALVLLLRTFLFPPSPGISRRGEVS
- a CDS encoding hemolysin family protein, with the translated sequence MSFALLQEVADRRATGEAKLDDPVRSLSAVGGSLGWILLFLFLNAFFVSAEFSFVKVRPYRVSELVERGDPRAKVLARIVSDINRALSGSQLGITIASLGLGWLGEPFARELLAPLFAWARVPEAWQGSLAVGAAFVLITSFHIVLGEQAPKVIGIRHAESIALWVAFPFYAFTWVMRPFIYLLDRATDGVLFLFRISPDQSQEIAHSEDELLSLMKRSEEQGILEAEEVALVDKVFTFTERTAREVMIPRTDMVCLYTSLPYEENVEIIRGTMHTRYPLCAPDKDHIVGFVHIKDFWRHPEERDLLRLARPVLKVPETIPLHRLLKRMQEEHVGIAILLDEFGGTSGLVTLEDILEEIVGEIQDEFDQERPEIEPLGEGRYSLDARLLVDEFNERFGASLPNEDYDTIGGFVYAHLEAVPTVGQTVEYGGFRFRVSEIDGERIVRVEVESVLGPEDAVGERNGREEGAEGELSPSPRPADHA